TGGCCAGCTGCAGGTAGCGCCACGATGTTCCTTCTGCTCGGCCGCTACCTCGAGCCGGTTGACGAGGTGGAGGTGCACCTCGACGCCCACCGCGCATGGGTGCGCGAGCACGCCGAGGCAGGGCGCGTCATCGCCGCCGGCCGGGAGGTCCCCCTGCAGGGAGGCCTCCTCGTCGCGGTCGGCGTCACCCGCGATGAGGTGGATGCCATGATCGCCGCCGACCCCTACGTCACCGAGGGCGTGGCCGAGTACGACGTGCGCGAGTACGACGTTGTGCTGGCCGCCCCGGGCGCAGAGGGCCTGAAGAGCTAGAGGGCCCGGTCCGGCACCCGATAGCCCGGCGCTCACCAGCCGGAGGGTGTGTTGGTTACTCGACGGCGGTGTTGGCGAGCTGCCCGCAGGCAGCAGCGATATCCGCCCCCCGCGATCGCCGCAACGAGGGGTGCAGTCCCGCGTCCTGCAGCGCCTCGGCGAACCCCCTGACGCGCTCGGGGGATGATCCGCGGTAGTGCCCGGTAGCGGCGTTGTACTCGATGAGGTTCACGTGGAAGCGCCCATCGCGAAGGAGGGCGGCGAGGCGCCGGGCGTCGGCCACCGAGTCGTTCACCCCGTCGAGGAGCAGGTACTCGATGAACACGCGCCGGCCGGTGCGGTCGGCGTAGCGACGGCAGGCGGCGAGCACGTTGGCGATGGGCCAGCGGTTGTTGATGGGCATGAGCGCCGTGCGGGTGTCGTCCTCGGCGGCGTGCAGCGAGAGCGCGAGGCGAACGGGGACCTCGAACGAGACCATCTCCTCGATGCCCGGGACCCACCCCGCGGTGGACACCGCGATCGAGCGTGCCGAGATGCCCAGGCCGTCGGGCGCGTGGATCTCGCGGATGGCGCCGAACACCGCCGGGGTGTTCTGCAGCGGCTCCCCCATGCCCATGAACACCACGTTGCTGAGGCGGGCGCCGGCCTCGCGGGCCGCGTCGGCGGCGAGGAAGGCCTGGTCGGCGATCTCGCGGGCGGTGAGGTCGCGGCCGGGGCCCATCGCGCCGGTGGCGCAGAAGCGGCAGGCCAGCGCGCAGCCGGCCTGGCTGGATACGCACAGGGTGCGGCGTCCGCGGGCATGCGTGATGAGCACGCTCTCGATGGCCAGCCCGTCGGCGGTGCGCAGGCGCCACTTGATGGTGCCGTCGCGGCTCTCGGCCATCGCGTCAGGGGTGACGGTCCACAGCGGGGCCACCTCGGCCAGGCGCCCGCGCAGGTCCTTGGGCAGGGTGGTGACGTCGTTCCAGTCGCGGGCGCCGGCGCGGCGCGCGTCGTCCACCTGCTTCGCGCGGTAGGCCGGCTCGCCCCACGACTTGAGGATCGATGCGATCTGGTCGCTCATGCGGCCGAGGAACCTAGCGTGATCGGCTCGCGGTACGGAATGACCCGGGGAAACAGCCGGCGACCGGCGAGCACGATCCAGGCGGCGAGCAGGCAGGCGGTGCAGCTGAACACGATGAGGGCGTTGGTGAGCCCGATGGCCTGCGACAGGTACCCCAGGCCCACCGTGGGGATGGTGCCGGCGTACGCGTACATGTAGAACGCCGACATCAGCTTGCCGCGCTCCTCCACAGGCACGATCGTGCCGCAGATCACGGTGCCCCCCTGCAGGATGAGCCCGTTCACGAACCCCAGCAGGGCGGCGGCCACCACCACCAGCACGGCGCTGCCGGCAAACGCGGCGACCGCGATGAGCCATGTGACCACGGCCGATACCGACACGCCGATCATCACGGCCCGACGCGGCTCGACGTTGCGCGTGAGAATGGGCGTGAGCCCGCCGAACCCCAGCACGAGGAACCCGCAGAGCCCGGCAATCGCCACGTTCGTGGCACCGAGCGTGTTGTAGAGGAAGAGCGGCACGAGCGAGAGCACGGTGCCCTCCATGAACGACATCGTGAAGGCAGCGGGCCCGATGAACCCCGCGAATCCCATGCCCTGCCCCTTGGGGATTCCCACGCGCATCTCGAACTTGTACGGACGCCGTGGCACGGTCTCGCGGGCGATCAGCACGCACACCAGCCCGATCACCATCAGCGCCACGTGGAACTCGAACGGTCGGTGCAGGGGGTTGCCCCAGTACTGGGCAATGAGCCCGCCCATGAGCGGGCCGAGCCCGAACCCGATGCGGAAGGCCGCGCCGGCCGTCATCGACGCCAGCGCCTTCGCGCCGGGGCGGGCGTGGTCGATGATGAACGCCGTGCCCACGCCCAGGTACATGCCGATCGCCAGCCCCTGCAGCACGCGCCCGGCGAACAGCAGCGGCACCGACTCGGCGAACGAGAACACCAGCGACGCGGAGGTCATCACGAGCATGGCCGGGATGGCCAGGCGCTTGCGGCCGAGGCGATCGGCGACGTTACCCGCCAGCAGCATGGTGGGCACGACCGTGGCCGTGTAGGTGGCGAACAGCAGCATGAGCACGCCGTTCGACAGCTGGTAGGTGCCCTGGTAGAGCGGCAGCAGCGGCGTGATGACGCTGGTGCCCATCGTGAACACCAGCAGCGCCACGAGGGCGAGGTACGACCCCCGGGTCACCTGCTGCCGCCGGGCCCCGTGCCGGACACCCGGGCCACGATGGTGGCGCCCGGCCCGATGACGCGCGGCACGCGAAATGCCGCGATGGCGCCGAGCACGA
The nucleotide sequence above comes from Actinomycetota bacterium. Encoded proteins:
- a CDS encoding MFS transporter yields the protein MTRGSYLALVALLVFTMGTSVITPLLPLYQGTYQLSNGVLMLLFATYTATVVPTMLLAGNVADRLGRKRLAIPAMLVMTSASLVFSFAESVPLLFAGRVLQGLAIGMYLGVGTAFIIDHARPGAKALASMTAGAAFRIGFGLGPLMGGLIAQYWGNPLHRPFEFHVALMVIGLVCVLIARETVPRRPYKFEMRVGIPKGQGMGFAGFIGPAAFTMSFMEGTVLSLVPLFLYNTLGATNVAIAGLCGFLVLGFGGLTPILTRNVEPRRAVMIGVSVSAVVTWLIAVAAFAGSAVLVVVAAALLGFVNGLILQGGTVICGTIVPVEERGKLMSAFYMYAYAGTIPTVGLGYLSQAIGLTNALIVFSCTACLLAAWIVLAGRRLFPRVIPYREPITLGSSAA
- the rlmN gene encoding 23S rRNA (adenine(2503)-C(2))-methyltransferase RlmN gives rise to the protein MSDQIASILKSWGEPAYRAKQVDDARRAGARDWNDVTTLPKDLRGRLAEVAPLWTVTPDAMAESRDGTIKWRLRTADGLAIESVLITHARGRRTLCVSSQAGCALACRFCATGAMGPGRDLTAREIADQAFLAADAAREAGARLSNVVFMGMGEPLQNTPAVFGAIREIHAPDGLGISARSIAVSTAGWVPGIEEMVSFEVPVRLALSLHAAEDDTRTALMPINNRWPIANVLAACRRYADRTGRRVFIEYLLLDGVNDSVADARRLAALLRDGRFHVNLIEYNAATGHYRGSSPERVRGFAEALQDAGLHPSLRRSRGADIAAACGQLANTAVE